The region attataaattatcaattttttataataataaatattaaaaaatttagttaaattCCTAAACTACTTTTGGAactgttaatttttatttagatgtaataaataaaataagtttaattttttataagtatatatgtaaaatattgaCTTAATCATTGTTAGAAGTTTTTAGGATTTAGATGTATGAATAAAATGAGTTTAATTTTTTAGGactatatttatgtatatgtaaaaatattaatttaatgatgaTTAGAAATTTTGAGAAGTATATATGTACAGGTTTTTGACCATTTAAtgtgtaataatatattttaatgactTATGTGGAGTTCAAAGGTTTAAGTACtaacaaatcaaatatttctttttaaaaagcaTACACAACTGGATGAATTTTCAAGTGTACAAGTAAAAAACtttattgaaattatattttctgAAAAAATGCTTAATGtttgttaaaattaatgattgtttaatattatttaatcaattcaTTTATCACTCATCCAAATATCCATTTGAGTCAaatcttaatttaaaataaagacaAGTCTAGACGTATGTGTTATGGTTTTGCCAGTAGGGAATGCTTACGGATCATCCTCAAATGGGATTGCTAATTATTAGACAAAAACAACCCcataaattccaaaaaaaaacacaaaaaaaaggaGATTTATTTTATTGCCGGAATTACAgaaccttaattttttttttaaatacagcCAATAGCATTGCTGTGCCCAAACTTGAAACCAATGATAGCATAGCCACTCATGAAATCATAACTAAAATGACTGCAATTTATAAGAACAACAAatgtaaaataagataaagggctaacaataatcatatattttccaaattccAATCTTGGTATGTTTGCTCAGAGCTTCATTCCAACAGCAATTCATGATACCAATAAACTTGGTTCCAGTCAGTCATGAAATGCAAAGAATGGAAAAAACATCAAATCACTCCGGAATCAAAATCTGGAAATCAAAATTACTCAAAATGAACATCTGTTCACTCTGCTATTAAGATAGAATCCGTGATGACAAAATTCTAATGTTCTAGTACCTCTCTGCTAGTCTTGCAGAAACAGCTCTGAGTTTAGAGTAAACCTTTCCGGCGGGTGATCCCAAAATAAGGCTGCAAAGAGAATCTCTAGCAACTTTGATGTTGATAAATGACCCTAGAATGTTGATCTTTGTATCGGCAATGACAATTCTAGTCCTTGTTGAGTTCTCAATGGCAAACTTTGTTTTGCCTCCTTTCCCCGAAAGCCGTCCTATTGCACGAGAAAGGTGCTCACCGCGTAGTGCCTTCACATCCTTGATCTCAAAAGAATCAACATAGAGATCATCTAGACGCAGGAGTGCTAAGGCATCAGCTACATCAAATCCAAGCATGAACGCATGGACAAAATCAGCACATTTTTGAAGATTACTCACATCTGGTGTGTCTGATCTTGTTTTCAGTTCCACCCGTCGAGCCTAGAAtaccaaaaaaacaaacttcAGACACAAAAGCAAAAACTTAAAGCTAAAAGCAAAAgctaacaaaaaaatgaaagaaaatattttcattgaGGAAAAGTTggaaacatattttaaaatatcatttgcATGCTTCATGCTCCCGAATGCCATTATAGATTTAGAGAACATCTCTAGGCAACATGaataaagaagattttgaagaaaCTGCAATGAAATATTCTGCGCTTTGAAGAGGATTACCTTACCTAAATTAACCAGAGGACCAGCAGGCTACAGTCCcttattaaaagttaaaacaataAGGGTAATTGATGCCTCTTCTAAAAATGATAACCCTTCAGATCTGCCattttcttgtgtttgcatttttttattttttattttttggaaattgCTTGATGAATACTATTCGtcataaacaaaaatatccCCATAAAAGCTCTTCATATTTGTTTCAGTAAATTGATGATTTATACtcttatgatttttataaatttgattattaacaaaacaaaaagaaaagagtgcAATCCAGAAGATGAGAACTGAACAGTGATAGCAAAACGAAGCTGTCAGACTATTCTAAGCATATCCTGAACCAAAACACTAGGCAGTACCATGCTTTGAACCTGGCAAACTCtaacataaatatacaaaaacatCACAGTAAGAGCATTGAGattttatcaaaacaaatccAGGGTCAAAAAGAAACACGATTATAAAACTATGCTAATTTCATCCCAGTATAGTCCTCCATGGTCATACAAAAAGGCAAGCCCAAAGATCTGGTCTGTCTGTTGATCCAGTAGAATTAAAACATTTCAAGTACAGTGAGTACTAATCTGTAAGTTCAGTACCTGGCGGAGTGAAATTCACAGATACCTCAAGTTCAAATGGCAAAGAAAATTGGTATTTGGCCCATGTGGAAGTCATTACTCAAGAGCTCAGATACCGAACTGGACAATTCAGTAGATCTATTACCAACTTCCTcatcaaatgcaaaaaaaaattctatttgtcTCAAGAAGTTCAGAACCTCAAGCATTTAAGTCACTAAGAATAAATGTAAATGCACCAGTTAAGTTAAGACGACATTCAAATCTAGTTTAGTCATCAACTATTCAGTACATTAGATAACAAATTTGTTCATGAACACAAGTAGATAAATTCCATATAAAGCCACATGtgcaattaaattaatttgtaggattatttgtataaattttcCAATGAATTCCAGGGATAAGACTTTGGTTATAAATCCAAAGCTCTAAACTATAACCATCAAGCAGTCATAGAGctcaatacaaattaaaatcccACAGACTTGAACATTTTTCCCCACAACTCGCTCATGctaaaacttattttttctatttttaaagcTTTCACTCCAGTGATTTTTCCCTTAACTTAATCAAATTCTAAATTTCTCTCCAAAGTCTTCATACGCCAATTAACCATAAATCATCTCTTCtgttattatcaatataaattGTGCCTATTACCAAAAAACATCCAAAAATCCATAACAACGTCAATGACCAGCGCTACTAAGATTAACAAAAGCCATCCACAAATGAATTCATAACCAATCACCTCCAACTAAAATTTCCAGTGCCAAAACATATTCATCCATTCAAACCAAAGAATCGAACACAAATTACGAATTATAATATCTTAAAAATAGTTCGCATAATAATTCAATGATTTCGTTTTCATAGCTCAAATAGAGAACTTTACGGAGAAGAAGGGAGGGACCTTAAGATTCATGCGGATATCGATCTTCATCTGCTCATATATGGGGGTGTAGATCTCCATCCAGCACCGCTTCAGAGGCGAGAAGCGATGAGGCGGCACCGGCACCTTCCTAAACTGAACCTTCCCGTCCGACATCTCGTGAGGCTTCAGAGCCGGGAACTTTGGCCGGGGAAGATCCGCCTCCGGCCCTCTAACTTCCATCTCCATGGCGACGGCGCCTCCAGCCAGCTCGCTCGACGCCATGGCCACAGAGAAGCAACCCTCTACAACTAGGGCTCGTTTTTTTGAGAGGGGAATTCGAGTATATAAATAGTGGGGTGGTTTTTCAGAAATACCCttgaaaataactaaattattaaaaatctagCTAACGTTTATACTTGCACATATACCccctaaaacacaaataattatATCATAGCTTTTTCAAGAAATTCACAGCTTAGCACGCTTAATTACATAaactaattgtttttttatagaagctcattttgtttgatttcataaACAGAGTATTCCTCATCCGCTCTATCATAGCCTGATATGTGTTCCCCATatgatgttattttttattatatggttAGCAGGATACATATCAGCTATTATAAATGAGaatttagaaatattttacTGAAACCAtgtaaaataactttttttataacGCATTAACTTTCTAAATTAACCGAATTATATTTCTAGATTGAACACCTTCAGAAAACCACACAAATTCTGTACATGTACTGATGTACTTCTAATTAATTGCCCACTAATAATACATTTTCTAGAGAATTAAGAGAACCATGAAAAAGGCTGTATAGAAATTTTCAAAGAGTAATGAAGAGCAGTGTTGTTAATTCAAAGATGGCTGTGAATTTGGTGTTTTTCCCCTCAATTTGTTTTCATTGCCCAGTATGGGAAATCAATTAAGaaattctctctcttcttctcttttactGCAGCATTGGCAAGTGTATACTGTTCTTGGAAATTTGACAGTTGATCAATGTTAGTAGCCAGGGTATTggggtggaggtggtgatgcaTAGCTAAGTCCCAGTGTTGGAGGGAGGACATCAAAGTCTGACTTAGGAGTtggaggtggtggtgatgataccggcggcggcggcggtggtggcggtggtggtggtgtttgGAAGACCGGTGGAGGTGGAGAAGACAATGGCCGGTGTGGAGGCGAAATAAAGCGGTGGTGGCGGAGAAGGCCATTGGACCGGTGGAGGCGGCCGGAACGTTAATGGTGGAGGTGGTGTTGAGTTGAccggtggaggtggtggtggtgatgataaCGGCGGCGGAGGGGGTGACTTGACTGGTGGCGGTGGTGGCGAGGAAGGTGGAGAAGAGTGACCCTTAGAGGAGGTTGGAGCAGGAGATTCACACTTAGAATCTTTGCCACAAATCAAAGAACCATTAAAAACCTTAGCACAAATGGTAGACTCCTTTTGTCTAGGGCCTCTCACCAATGCAATTACTCTTatcatcaaacacctcgcactcTTTTGCTTCACCCATAAAGTAGTTGTTTCCAAAACTAAAGTTTGTTAACTTAGGCAAGCCACAGACACCTTCAGACACAACACCAGTCAATACATTATGAGAAAGTCCTAGATACTCAAGATTCTTCAACCCTGCCAAACTCTTTGGCAGCTCTCCGGAAAGAGAATTGTACCCCATGTCCAATACCGTAGCATTGCCCAAGAACCCAAGCTCTGAAGGTAAACAACCTGTTAACTCATTGTTCGTCAAGATAAGCTCATTCAAAGTGCTAGACATCTTCCCAATGGTGGTTGGGATACAACCATTGAGCTTGTTGTTGGCCAGAACAAGCACGGAAACGGTAGAGTTGCCGATGTTTTCTGGTATCTTTGAAATAAACCGATTATCATTCAAGAACAATGCATCAAGTTTCTTATCGAAGAGTGCCTTAGGAAGCTCTCCTTCAAACTCGTTAAACCGGAGATCAAGATATCGAAGCTCAGGTAGACCGATAAGAACATCAGGGAACTTCCCGACAAGCCTATTATTGCTCAAGTCGAGCTCAGACATCCTTGTAAGCTTTGAGAAGCTCTCAGGTACAACCCCACAAAACCGATTAGAATTCACATGAAGAAGAGCAATATCAGTGAGTAAACCAAGCTCAGAAGGGAGATAACCAGCAATATCAGCACCATTGAGATCAAGAACAGAGACGGCATTTACAGTTGGATCATCGGGAGCTTTAGAACAAAACACACCATTATAAGAACACACATTGGGGCCAACCCAGTTTCCGGTGAAGTTCTTAGGGTCAGAGTAGATGGCTCGTTTGAGAGAATGCAGCGCAATGAAGGCTTTTTTAAGGCGAGGGTTCTTGATTTTGATATTGATCTTGAAGCCAAAGTCATAGTTGAGAGGGAGATCACCGGAGGAGTGTTTGAAGGTGAACAGCTGACGGCGGGCAATGAAGGCGGCCTCGGCGTCGGAGAGGGAGAAGGAGAAAGGCAGAAAGgtgaagaggaggagaaggagagaaTGGGCCAAGGGCTCCATGGTGAGCAATGGCTTCTTCACCCTTGGAGAGCCCAAGGCTGAGAAGAAAAGAGGGCGGGGGGACGAGAGGGAGGAGGGGTTATAAACAAGAACTAGTCGTTGGAATTTGGATGGCGCGCCTTTCTTCTTGGTTGACCGTTGATTTCGGTTGGTTTGGTTTTTTGCCTTTAATTTGGATGTTTAATTTTGGGTGTTTTGTTGTAATGTCTTTGTCTGTTGCAAcggataaatatttttagtccCGTGTGTGTTGGAATTGTATGAAATTTAGTATATTGTATCCAATTTCAGTAATGAATTTTcccttcaataatttttttaaaaaaaaaaaaaaaaataaaaaacttggcTCAAACTAACCTTTGTTTATTGACCAAAAAGAGTCAATGGATGTTTAGCGAAACATACATTCTTAAAACTATCTTATCAATAAATCTCTTTAGTACCACTTTAATGGATGGGCTGAATTTTGAAGAAgagatttttttgtattttagtgGCATCTTTGTCACATCATGATAGGGAAGGCGTGCTTGTGTGGTTGAGTAGTGCAAGTCAATAGTCTTATATACAAcaaaatctatttattatttatgtttataattaCCGAGAATCTCACCTTGTTAGTAGGTGAGGAATTAGTGAATTATGAAATGTATCAATACTGAAATTCATCTTAAATTCAtctgataatttttaaaaaaaaataattgagacaTAAGACATACATAATTAAACAtgaattgatatatatatatattgacaaatgtAAATAAGTTATGTGTCAAAATTTAGACACATGTGAAGAGTTAAAATTCtacaatatttatgttttttatctatacaaattgaaattaaacccattctttctaaaaaaaatgaatgggggaggtcatgggttcaaatctctcccccaacaacactgttcatacactgttcatacactgttcatccgggatttttatattattctcatgCTGTACATATACTGTGcatccgggttccagtactgtttagtattgtttctattcataaaaaagggcgtttgtcgtctattattcaaaaaaaaaaatgaataatttatataaaagatttaatattaatatactaaCCAATTATTAGCATCAAAtgatatattcaaataaatccAAGATGTCTACAATCGAGGgacttctaaattttttttaaaaaaaattcatgaactgCAAGATAATTATCATTGAAAAATTGACAAATATAactatttcttctattttttacgAGGGTGTATGTGCAAATAACCCAACTAAAGGTGACTGGGTTTCTTTCCCATTGTGACCCATGAATTCATAAATAACGGAGGTTGTTCACCCGCGTTTTCGATGGGGGTAACGCGAGCTCGAGAACGATCGCTGCGGCATCCGTTGTCGTCCTTCGCCTCCGAGCTCGCAAGAATCCATGGCCGCTCCCAGCGATCTCGATCGCCTCTTCATCTTCGAACACTCCTGCCAGACATCTGAGGCCGGCTACGCCAAGAACCCTCACGACGCGGATGTGAGTCACTGCTCCTCCCTTCCTCCCTGTTCTCCGGTAACCCTAATCAATGTCAGTGAATCGAACTCTAAACTATGGAAAAAGGTAATGTGATCGATTTTCAGGTATGTTTGATCTAATACTCTTTTTCAAGATCGTCATCTTCTCGTTAAGCAAGTACTAAACCCTAGTCAAATTGTAAGCGATAGCGCGAGAGCTTTCTTGGTcgtttttatactttttatgtGCATTCTTTGGATTTGATTGCTTGAATATGAATATCTTAGGCAATGCAACTTAGTTTATTGCAGACAATGGGTTTCTGGGATAACCTGGAAATTCTTGTTGGAATGTTTTTGTGTTTGATCTGTTTGGTAAATCCTTTTTTGTTTAGCTCTTGGATGCTCTtgcttattttatgtttttagaaaaaatgTTATGATGAATTTATCTTCTAAAACTCTTGGGGAACCATCATATTGCATTCTGTTTTGTGTGTTTGAACTGTTTATCTAACCCAAATTAAATGCAAGATAGGATTTATTTACCATGATAAATTTACATTTGCACGACCTTTGTTGCCTTCGATCGGGTGACATGTGTGTATAGATCTGCTCTCAGGCACCAGAACAACATCAGCCTTCAGTAGGAGGATCTGGTGCATCAAAGACTAAAGTTTATATGCTTTGTGCTCACTAAAGGAATTTAGAGTTGAATACATGAATTCCTTGCATTTTTCCTCAAAGAGTCCCAGGCTTCTAATATGCTTATTTCTGTATATTAGTTTTATTGCACAAACCCACTCTGAATGGACCATCAGACAAGCTGTCATGATTGCATCTCATTTCCCTTAGCACTGTCATTAGGACTATCATCTGAAGCACCCTTGTTGGCCTATTTCATGTGACATATAGGTCTTTGTTCTCAGATACCTGAATTACATTAGACTTTAGTAGGAGGATCTGATGCTTCAGCAGTGGAGGTCTATATGCATTTTGCTTGCCAAAAAGAATGTGATGACCAATAGGGTTTCATTGCAATTTTTTCCTTGAACAGTCACTTCTGGACTTGCCGATATGCTTGTTTCTGCATATTAGTTTCATTGGAAGAAATcatgatttttatctttttacagTTCAATGTGATTGAAactattttcatttttcctgAACTTTTGCATGCTTATTTGCTTGGCATATTAGGAGATTAAAAATTAGATGGTGATGTATAAGGAGGCAAATTCTGACACAACACCACATCAACTCAACATAAACATAGTATGAAATTAAGAAGGGTTGGGTTTTATATAACTGTGTTTCATGTCTAATTTTGTTGACCTGGTTAAGACATGAAATTTTTTGTCATAATCATACTGTCCCGCTTAACCTTTGTATGACCCTTCTAATCATGATATCCTATTTCAAAGCTCAAaagaaatttgataattttttttatcaaatgaaaGCAGACTGCCAtttgataaatttgttttaaatttgtcaTGCCTAAATTTAATGTTGATATTTGTCCTTGTTGGAGAAGCAGAGGTGCATTATGATAGAAGATTATATGACATTTTAGATGTATTTTCCTTTTATTACTGAAATTCACATTTGAATGATAGAAAGaagcattttttttgtttgactttATATGTTTTAGATGTGGTTTGCAACTTTTCTTGGGTGCTTCAGTACTGCTTCTAGTATTTCACTGtttgcttttatttgttttgctgAAATGTGTAGCGATTTTCATTGTGTTTTGAGCACCAGCTGGAAGTACTTTTTGTGATTCAGCATAATACAGATAGATTAGGTGGCCTTCTCATCACATGTTTCCTGTTTTTGTAATATATGTCACaatatgtttaaatgtttaaatgatgttCTGACTTTAGTTATTATGGCAATGATACTGAGTCTTTGAAATTGACCATAAATACTTTAGTCTTCttaataagatttttattatgtaaataaCCTAATGGAATAAGATGCTTTACTCGCCCACTGGTTTAATCTCCCAATTCCCAATCATGAACAGTTATGAATAGGAACAATTGTTGTAACTTTGCATAtagtcttcttttcttttccttcagtTTGTGGCATCTAAACAAATAATCTTAATCATAGAGAAATAAGTCAGTTTATCCAAAACAATAATGTTTGCTTGTAGTATGTTAACTAATCAAGAGATGCAA is a window of Dioscorea cayenensis subsp. rotundata cultivar TDr96_F1 chromosome 5, TDr96_F1_v2_PseudoChromosome.rev07_lg8_w22 25.fasta, whole genome shotgun sequence DNA encoding:
- the LOC120260193 gene encoding LOW QUALITY PROTEIN: pollen-specific leucine-rich repeat extensin-like protein 3 (The sequence of the model RefSeq protein was modified relative to this genomic sequence to represent the inferred CDS: substituted 1 base at 1 genomic stop codon) — protein: MEPLAHSLLLLLFTFLPFSFSLSDAEAAFIARRQLFTFKHSSGDLPLNYDFGFKINIKIKNPRLKKAFIALHSLKRAIYSDPKNFTGNWVGPNVCSYNGVFCSKAPDDPTVNAVSVLDLNGADIAGYLPSELGLLTDIALLHVNSNRFCGVVPESFSKLTRMSELDLSNNRLVGKFPDVLIGLPELRYLDLRFNEFEGELPKALFDKKLDALFLNDNRFISKIPENIGNSTVSVLVLANNKLNGCIPTTIGKMSSTLNELILTNNELTGCLPSELGFLGNATVLDMGYNSLSGELPKSLAGLKNLEYLGLSHNVLTGVVSEGVCGLPKLTNFSFGNNYFMGEAKECEVFDDKSNCIGERPXTKGCESPAPTSSKGHSSPPSSPPPPPVKSPPPPPLSSPPPPPPVNSTPPPPLTFRPPPPVQWPSPPPPLSPPPPPPPPPPPVSSPPPPTPKSDFDVLPPTLGLSYASPPPPQYPGY
- the LOC120259854 gene encoding RNA-binding protein PNO1-like produces the protein MASSELAGGAVAMEMEVRGPEADLPRPKFPALKPHEMSDGKVQFRKVPVPPHRFSPLKRCWMEIYTPIYEQMKIDIRMNLKARRVELKTRSDTPDVSNLQKCADFVHAFMLGFDVADALALLRLDDLYVDSFEIKDVKALRGEHLSRAIGRLSGKGGKTKFAIENSTRTRIVIADTKINILGSFINIKVARDSLCSLILGSPAGKVYSKLRAVSARLAERY